The following DNA comes from Verrucomicrobiia bacterium.
ATCGGATGGGTGCGGTGAAAGTGAAAATTTCAAGGGATTTTCACTATCACTTTCGGTAGCAACTGAAGCTGAAGCGAAACGCGCCTTTGATGTTCTTGCGGTTGGTGGTCAAGTAACCATGCCCTTGGCTAAAACTTTTTGGTCACCTTGCTTCGGTATGCTGACCGATCGTTTTGGGATGGGTTGGATGGTGAATGTTGTGGCTGAGAATTAACGCCTCAAAATTCAAGAAGGCGGTTAAATTCAGAGATAAAACTTGATGGTGACTTCATATGTGGTAATTTTATATAGATTATTATGACATCTACGTATTCTATTACCGAAGCCCAAGCTAAATTACCGTCGCTGGTTAAAAAGGCTGAGGATCGGCCTATTGTCATTACCCGTCGAGATAAAGTGGTTGGCTATCTTTTATCACCAGAACGAATGGAGTCTATTTTGGAAACTCTTGAAATCATGGCTGATCCCAAGGCGATGAAAGCGATTCGTGATGCAGAAGCGGGAAAAGGCAAATATTATCCTCTTTCTATTTTGGATGAATTGGATGAGAAATGAAAGTGCGATTGAGTCAGCAAGTTGTTGATTTTGTTAGCAAACTTTCACCTCAACCGCGTCGACAAATTCGACACGCGCTTCGCATTTTGGCTCGAGAACAAGGCGATATCAAAGCTTTGGAAGGAGAGCTTTCCAATTTTTATCGACTAAGAATTGGAAGTTATCGAGTCATTTTTCGTTATCAAATTCTTCATCATCACCGAATCATCAGTTGCGAATATATCAATCGTCGACCCATCGTTTATCAACTTTTTGCTCACGTGGCGTATCAATTAAGATAGTGGATTTTCTGGACTGCCTACGATTTAATCTTTTTTTACAATTTTATTACAGCATTGTGACACAAAGCGTGTTAAATGGTGTAGGGTTTATTTTATGAAAATTGTTTCCTTTTTTATCGTTGCTTTTTGTTTGGCTCAAAATTATGCCGCGGCAATGTCTCAAGTCTTTGCTAATTCAACCATTGAACAAGTTACGGTTTATGAAGATCGCGCTAAAATTGAGCGCGTAGCGGAAGAAAACTTGCCAGCGGGCAAGGCGGTGGTGATTTTTACGAATCTTCCTCTGGCTATAGATCGATCGAGCGTGAATGTTTCCGGAGCTTCGAAAAATCAAACCAAGATTCTGGGTATTGAAATTCGCGAAGAATATTTGGAGGCCGCTTCTAATCCTGCAGTGGAACAATTAAAGACGGAAATCCAAACGGTTAGCGATCGAAAGAAAATTTTAACCGATGAAAATGCCATGTGGGGTGAGCAGTTAGATTTTTTGCGAAAAGCGCGTCAGAGTTCTTCCGAAACCGAATCGTCTCAAGCAAATCGTTTTGAGGAATTGCGAAAGCTTTATGAATTTCAACAGCAGGAGATTAGTCGTATTTTAGAAAGACAACGGGAAATTACAGTATTATTACGGCCGATTGATAACGAGTTGGCTCGTCTACAGCAAGAGTTAGATAGAGTCTCTTCGGGTGATGCCACACAAAGTCTTCAAGTGCTGGTTGCAGTGGAATCCGATCAAGCGACAGAAGCTAAACTTTTGCTGAGTTATGTGATTGGAAATGCTTCGTGGTCACCGGAATACACGGCGCGCGTTAATACGGATCAATCCACAGTTGAACTTTCGACTTATGGCGTAGTGCAACAAGGTACTGGCGAAGATTGGAGTGATGTGAAGCTTTGGCTTTCCACAGCGCGACCTAGTATAGGTGGTCGTATGCCAGATTTGCATCCGCAATGGATAAATTTATTTGAACCGCGACCTTCAGTGGCAAAAGATGGGGTTTATAAACGAGAAGCGCGAGCGTCGGCTCCGATGCCTATGATGGAAGTAGCAGAAGAAGTGCAAAGCAATTTTGCAGCTGGGAAATTGAGTAGAGACCAAAAATCAAACAGCATCTTAGTGGAAGGCGCGCGATTAGATAGTCGCGGTTTTAATACTGTGTTTGAAATTAAAATGCCCACTACCATTCCTAGTGATGGTGAGGCGCATAAAAATATGATTGGTGTGAAATCGTTTACTAGCAAACTCGACTACGTGACCACTCCTAAATTGGCTGAACTGGCTTATTTGCGAGCAAAATTGACTAACACCACGGAATTTCCCTTGCTAGCTGGCACGGTAAACCTTTTTCGCGATGGCGATTTTGTGGGTAAAAGTCATGTAAACTTTATTGCCGCAGGCGCAGGGTTTGATTTTTATCTCGGTGTCGATGATGCGATTAAAATCACGCGCAAAATTTTGAAAGACCAAGCGGGCGAGAGCGGACTCGTTAGCAAAAAGAAAACTCTTTCACATCAATACGAAATTACCGTGGAAAATTTTCGTAATAAAACTCAAACCATCACTGTTTTTGATCAAATTCCTGTGTTGAAAAATGAAGCCATTCGTCTTGAGGATGTGAGTTACACGCCAAAGCCTACTGAAACGAAAGACGAAACCGGCGAAGTGAATTGGCAGCTTCAAGTGCCCGCAGGCAAGAAAGAAACTGTGAAATTGGGTTATCAAATCGAGTGGCCCTCAGACAAAAATTTGAGCGGGATTTAGAGTTCTAATTTCTTGCGAAAGGAAGGAAAGAGCTGCCAAGTCAATAAAGTAAGGATCACTGTACACAAGCCAATGGTAATGCTGTTGGCTACAAAATGAAAAGCGAACACTTGATAGTTATAAAATTCATCGAAGGAGCTTACACGGGAATAATTTTTCGCAAAGCTGAGGCCTAAACTTAAAGCACCGATTACAATCCATAAGACATAACGTTTGCATTCGCTTGCATGAAAAAGTGGCCAAAAGGAGTAGCCTTTTTTCTTAAGCGCGCAACGGTAAGCCAGCAACAGAATGAGTCCACCCACTACAGTGCTGGTGTGTTGAATTACGCGATATATGGGCATGCCTAGCTTAGTTTCTTTGCGTAACCAGACACTTTGTTTTACGATGGGACTTAAACCGTGCGTAAAACTATCCCAAACTACATGAGTCAAAGCTCCGAAGAGTAAACAAAATAAGGTGATAAAAATTATTTTCACGGAAAAATTAGGTTTTACACAAAATGACGATAAAAAATCGCGATGCGGATTCGGCAATAATTGGCAAAAACTTTTTCGAATGGCTAATACTAAAATCAGCACCAGAACGCTTGCAGGCCAATCCATGAAAACCATTCCTTTCAAAGTGTGAGAGTAATAGGTATTCATATCAATCGGACTAAAATAGCCAAAATCCGGACTCATACTTCCTACAACCAAAGCCGCAAAGTAAGGCGTTTGCGAAAACCAACGTTTTAACGGAAGAACTGCTACAGGATGGCTACCGGTGAAGGGCATAAAATTTTAAGACTTTGTTTTTCTTTGAAATCTTCAAATTAACTTAGATAAAGTGAACTATGAAAATGTTTTATAACACAGTGCCTTCCAAAAAAGACTGTTTCTGAACAAAACGCGTGATGTTTTCTTGAGTAACTCGAGCGATTTCTTGTAAGGCTTCATGCGTTAAGAAAGCTTGGTGGGCAGTGACGAGAACGTTGGGGAAGGTGAGAAGTCGTGTTAGTTCGTCGTCTTGCAGCATTTGATCTGAAAGATCTTTGAAAAAAATCCCTTCTTCTTCTTCGTAGACGTCCAATGCAACGCCTCCTAAATGGCCGCTTTTTAAAAATTCGATTAACGCATGAGTTTCAATCACTTTTCCGCGGCTGGTGTTAATTAAAAAAACGCCGGGTTTGGTTTTAGCCAGGGTTTTCGCATTCAGCAGATGATGGGTTTCCGGCAATAAAGGAATGTGCAAAGAAATCACATCGCTCATAGAAAGTAGTGAGTCTAAATCGGTATAATTTACACCCAATGGCTCAGCCCATTCAGGTGAGGGGAAAACATCATAAGCAATGACTTTCATTTGAAAGCCGCGAAAAATTTGGGCGGCAATTTTTCCAATTTTTCCTGTGCCGATAATGCCTGCTGTTTTATGGCAAAGGTCGAAACCGACTAAACCGTTTAAAGAGAAGTTATGTTCACGAACGCGATTGTAAGCGCGATGAATTTTTCGGTTTAAAGTTAGCAAGAGTGCCACAGCATGTTCGGCTACCGCATGTGGCGAATAAGCTGGCACCCGGACGACAGAAAGTCCTAAGGTGCGTGCCGCTTTCAAATCGACATTGTTATAACCCGCGCAACGTAAGGCAATCAGTTTGACGCCGAAGGAGGCAAGTTTTTCGAGACATTTGCAGTTGGCGACGTCGTTGACAAAAAGACAAACAGCTTCAACTCCTTGGGCCGTAGAAACGGTGTTGGGTTCTAATCGAAACTCATGAAAATGCCATGCGACAGTTTTATTTTCGCTTGAAAAGTAGAGTTGATCATACGGTTTGGTATCGTAAAAGGCGACGGAAATCATATCGGAGACAAGTTAACAGTGGTAGGGCGAAATTCGGGGTGACGAATTTTGCCGCCAGCATCAGCGGTCCAGATAGCTAAGATAAGGCTAATGCTGACGAAGCAGGCTGTAACGCTGGCGAAAAGAAATGTGAATTTCTTTTTCGATGCGGAAACAAACCAGGTTACGAGAGCTAGAGCAAAGACAGTATAAAAAAAATAAGCACTTATTTCAGCGCGTTTTTCGTGAATCTCAAATTGTTCTTTGGCAGTGTGATCCCATAAAACTCCAGGGGTGTTTGGTAGTCGATCTTCAGCAGATTCACCGGTTTCTACAATCACGGGGGTTAATAAAGTGCTAATTAACACTAAGAATAGTCCCCAGCGTAAGCTGAGATAATCTTTTTTGATTAAACTCCAAATTAGAGGAAATAAACTAAATCCTAATCCAAGGATTGGAATATGGTTTAAAATAATGTGCCAATGTTCGGGTGAATTAACAAAATTCATAATCAATATTTAAATAATATTTATTCATAGCGCAATGCCTCAATGGGGTGTTTTAAGGAAGCGACGCGCGCTGGCCAAAGGCCGAAAATAATACCGATAGTAGCGGAAAAGCCGCAGGCCAATAGGATGGAAGCAAAAGAAATACTGAGAGTCCAACCGGTGACTTTGGCGGCGATCAAAATAAGAACCCAACCTAAACCAATGCCGACAAGACCGCCAGCGAAACAGAGCATGACGGATTCAATTAAAATTTGGGAAAGGATATCAAAATTTCGTGCGCCAATGGCTTTTCTTAAGCCGATTTCGCGTGTGCGTTCGGTTACGGAAACGAGCATGATATTCATGATGCCGATGCCTCCTACAACGAGAGATATACCGGCGATGGCGGCGAGAATGATGGAGAGCACTCGTGCGATAGCGGAGAAAGCTTCTTGAACGGAAGCCAGGTTATCGACTCGGTAGCTATCACCTTCAGAGTTGGGAGTTTTGGGCCAGGTTCGGCTTAATTCTAAAATGGAATTTTGCGCTTGATCCACGACGCTGCTGTCGGCTGCTGCGACGTCGATGGAGTCCAAATATAATTTACCTATGAGTCGTCGCATAGCGGTTTGCAATGGTATAATAATCATGTCATCTTCATCACGTGGACCGGTGGTTCCTTTGGTGGGTAAAATGCCAATGACGCGAAAGGAAATGCGATTGATTTTGATCATTTGACCGATGGGATTTTGGTCGACGAAAAGTTCGCGAACAACGGTTGAGCCTAAAAGCGCCACGCGTTCGCGATTGGCATCTTGTTCTAAAGTGAAAAAGCGTCCGTATTGTGGTTTAACAGAATAGATTTCTACATAATCCGGTGTGGTTCCTACAATTTCTGTGTTGCTATTTTTATTGCCAAAAACGACTTGAGCGCGGCTGCGGACGATAGGCACTACGACTTTGACTTCAGGAATGGATTGTTGAATGGATCGAACTTCGTTGAGTGTCAATCGGCTGACGGAACCAATTTGAAGTCGAACACCGCCCACATATTGGACATTGGGGCGAATGGTGATGCGATTAGAACCTAAACCGGACAGTTGATCTTTGACTGATTTTTGTGCACCACGACCTAGCGCAAGCATGGCAACGACCGCACCGACACCAATCACAATGCCAAGAGTGGAAAGGCAGGTGCGAAGTTTATTGGCCAGTAAAGCGCGACCGGCTTGGCGTAGTTGGGTGTGAAGCAACTGAAGCATTTTATGGGTTGGCGAAGGAGGCGCTGAAGTGGCGGAAGTTATTTTTTCTGAAACTTTTTCTGCTGCAATTTGGTTTTTAGTTTCATCACTGCAAATCCAGCCATCTTGAACTTTAATAATGCGATTCGCGTAATCGGCGATACTGGGTTCGTGTGTCACGAGGATGATGGTGATGCCTTGACGATTGAGTTCTTGAAAGAGAGTCATGATTTCGCGACCGCTTGCAGAATCTAAATTGCCCGTGGGTTCATCAGCCAAGATTAAGTTAGGATTGCGAATCAAGGCGCGAGCAATGGCTACGCGTTGTTGTTGTCCTCCGGAAAGTTCGTTGGGAAGATGATGAATGCGAGTGCCGAGACCCACGCGTTCTAAAACTGTTTTGGGATCGAGTTGGCGTTTGGCTTGTCTTTGATAGATGAGCGGAAGCGACACATTATCCAAAGCGCTTGTGCGTGAAAGCAGGTGAAATTGTTGAAAAACAAAACCGATTTCTTCCGCGCGCAATTCTGCGAGCGCATCTTCTTTCAGGTGAGGAATGTCTTGGTTTAAAAAGTGGTGTTGGCCGGAAGTGGGTTTGTCGAGAAGGCCAAGAATTTGCAAAAGAGTGGATTTACCCGAGCCGGAGTGACCCATGATGGCTACGAATTCACCACGTTCGATTTTTAGATCGACCCCGCGCAAAGCAGGCACTTCGATGGAGCCTTGGCGATAAATTTTTTTGATATTTTTTAACTCGATCATGGATGAGTCCTTCGACCTCCGCGTGTGCGAAAACTTGGTAAAATGTTCATGCCGCGATTCGGACCTTCTTGCAGTTGATAATTCGCGCGCACGATGGATTCGCCTTCGCGCAAGCCGGATAAAACTTCAATGTTTTGGCCGTCGCTTAATCCTAATTTTATTGTGCGGGGTGTTTGATTTTTCCCGTCGGTAACGAGAACAGTATTTTGATTTTGCACGGTGTCTTCGGGAATGAGTAAAACATTTTTGCGTTGTTCGATGAGGAATTTTACGTTGGCGGTCATGCCACTGCGAAGAAATTCAGGAATCTTATTGAATTCTACGTCCACTTGATAAGTCGTCACATTGTTAACCGTTACGGAATCGTAGGCGATTTTGTAAACCTTGCCAGTTAGAGCGATATCTGGAAAACCGTCTAAAGTTACTTCCGCTTTTTGATTCATTTTTACTTTTCCCAAATCGGTTTCATCTAAATCGGCTTGTGCAATCAAACGGTCTGACATGATAAAAACAGTTTCGGTAGATTGCACGACTTGTCCTGGAACTAAGCTGCGCGAAATAATCAGACCATCCAGAGGAGCAACCAAGGGAGTGGCTTTATAAATTTCTTGCCAGTAAGCGAGTTCGTTGGAACCTTTAGCTCGAGCCGCATCGAGTAATGCAGCGCGCTCCGAAGAACTCATCCACGCTAAAACTTGTCCTTGTTTTACTTTAGCGCCTAAATCGACTTCTACCGTTTCTGCGCGACCGGCTAGAGGAGGTTTAATTTCTAATCGATTTTCCGGTTTGATTGTGGCGGTGGCTTGAATGGTAACATTCAAATTACCTCTTTTAACTTGGACGATTTCGGGCGGTGAAGATTGAGGTGAAGGGGAGAATTTTCGAATCAGTATAAAGGATAAACTGGCTAAAAGTGTTAACAAAATGAGGAAGAATAAAATTTTTTTCATGGTAAAACTCCTTTTCCTTGAGATTGCTCCCAATTCGCCTCAGCAATAACAGCATCGCGACGACTCGTTAACGCTGTGCGTTGAAGGTTAATATAATCGTTTGTGATGGTTTCAAAATCTTGGAACGAGATCAAACCGTTGCGATATTGTTTTTCTGCAATTTCTGCTCGCAGTGCTGCCGCTTGTAATCGTTCTTCATCAATTTTCACGTGTTCGACAGCGTCGACTAATGTTTTGTAATCTTGGGCAAGCGAAAGTTCCGTTTCATTGTCGGAAGATCGCAATTCGGCTAAAGAACGCAAAAGATCGGCGCGAGCGGCTTTGACATTAAAATAGGTTTTACCCCAATCAAAAATATTTAAAGAAGCAGAAACGCCGACTGACCAACCATCGTATTCTGGGAATCGGTCGTTGCCTCGAGCGTTCAGAGCGCCCAAGCCATGAATTTGAGGGAACCAATCGCTGCGAGCAATGGTAATGCCAGCAGCAGCAGCTTGGGATTGGGCCTCTAATTGGTAATGAGCTGGAGTGACTAAAGCAAGGGAGCGAAAATCATGGATGGGTGTTACGGGTCTAGTGGTTAGATAACCGCTAGCTTGAATCGGGCGAAATTGATCGCGACCCATAACTTGCGAGAGTTGGCGTTGAGAAACTTCATTGTTGCGCATGGCTTGTTGTAAATCGAATTGGGCCTGACTTAAGTTAGCTTTGCTCAACAGTAATGCTCCTTTATTTTCTTTTCCACTTTCGTAACGCAAATCAATCAGGCGATAATTGAGATCGCGCCGTTTTTTGATGTCTTGCGAAATGGTGATGAGTTCTTGAGCATAGAGTAATTGGGCAAAAGCGCTTTTTAATTCGTAGCTAACCACGGCTTTTTCTTGGCTGAGAGCTGCTAGAGAGGCGCGACTTTGAGCGCGTGCTTGATCGACGGTTCCTTTGGCGCGAAATCCGTCAAATAAAAGTTGTTGCAACTGTAAATTAGCCGAATAATCGGTGGTGTATTCTTTTAAAGCGAGGCTGGAGCTGAAGGGGGCAGAATCGCCGGCTGATCCGTTGTTATCCCGTGGTTGAAAGGAGTGGGTAAGATCGGCATTGGCACTTAGCTGCGGAAAAAAAGCGCTATAGCTCGCTTTGCGTGTCGCTTCAGAACTTTGTAGGGCTTGATAAGCAGATTCTAAATTAGGATTATTTCTCGCGGCTTCTTTAACACAGTTGAACCAAGTCAATGTTTCGATTTTTTCCATTTTCTCAGCAAGCAGAGCGCTTGGCATTACAAAAGTAAGCGCGATGAAAAAAAATCGAAATAAGGCCATGATGTTTTGTAAAGATTAACGAAGTTTTTAACGAGCGTTAATTGGCTTTATTCAAAACAATTAACGCATTGATCGAAGCGATAAATTGTTTCAGAGTCTAAATAAGAGGTGATAAAGTTTATTTTGGCATGAATTGGCAATTGGAAAATCCAAGTTGGTTGTTGTTAGGGTTGGCATTGTGGTTGGTGGCGTATTTGCGAAGTCAACGTGGAACGTCAGCTTTAGTGGTGCCATTTGCAGCGCGATGGTATCGACCGAGTTTGGTTTCTTTTTCGCGTTGGCCAGAATTTTTGGCTTATGTGGGGTTGGGGTTGTTGGTGGTGGCTTTGGCGCGACCACAACATATTGTGGATCAGCGTGAGGTGCGAAGAGAGGGTTATGATTTAATGTTGGTGATTGATTTATCTAAGAGCATGTGGGCGGAAGATTTTCAACGGGGGGGAAGGCGGATCAATCGATTGGAGGCGATTCGTCCTGTGATTGAAGCTTTTATTCGACGGCGTCCGAATGATCGCATTGGTATGGTAGTTTTTTCAGGGCGCGCTTATACGTTGGCGCCTTTGACGTTTGATCATGATTGGTTGCAGAGGCAGACGGATCGATTGCGAATTGGGATGGTGGAGGATGGAACGGCAATTGGCGATGGGTTGGGCGTGGCTTTATCGCGTTTGGAACAGAGTAAGCGTCAAGAGGGAGTAAAGCGGAAGGGAGCTTTTATTATTTTGTTAACGGATGGCGCGAATAATCGAGGGTCGCTCGCTCCAGAGCAAGCTGCGGATTTGGCGCAGCAACGGGGCATTCCGGTTTATGCAATTGGAGCGGGTCGCGATGGTATTATTCCGATGCCTTTTTTTGATGCGGATGGAAATTTATTGGGCTTAAGACCTTCGCAGTCGGATTTGGATGAGCCGACGCTTCGGATGATTGCTCAGGTGACGGGGGGAGATTATTTTCGAGCTTATGATGCAGACACTATTTCTGGGGCGTTTGAAGCGATTGATGTAGCTAAGAAAATTGAGTTTCAGGCTAAATCGTATCGACTGACGGAGGAGTTATTTATGTGGTTTGCGGTGCCTGGTTTGGCTTGTTTATTGGTAGCGTTTGGGTTGGTTTTGCGAGAGCAAGGTTTTTCGTGGCGTGTGACGCGTGAGAAGGAGGAGACGGTTTTATGAGGTGGGAATCGCCGATTTGGTTGGTAGGTTTTGCTTTGGTGATTCTGGCCTTTATTTGGGATCGTTTGCGAGTTGCGCTCAATCAATCGGGCGAGAAATGGCCTCATATTAAGCGGTTGTGGGCAGGCAGAAACGGTTGGTTGGAACCGAAAAAGGGAAGCGCTTCGCGGTCTTCGCGGCGTTATTTTTTTTGGATCGGTTTGGGGTTGGTGATGGTGGCTTTGGCGCGTCCGCAATGGGGGAAGGTGGAGCAGGTTATGTTTGATCGATCGAGGGATGTGTTAATTGCTTTGGATTTATCACGAAGTATGTTGGCGGAGGATGTGAAGCCGTCACGTTTGGAACGGGCAAAAATTTTGTTGAGTAGTTTATTAGGAGATTTGAAAGGGGAGCGCGTGGGGCTTTTGGTTTTTTCGGGGACGGCTTTTTTGCAAAGTCCTTTGAGTTCGGATTATGAAGTGTTACAGGAATTTTTGCCGCAGTTAACACCAGCTCTTTTGCCACAAGGTGGAACGGATTATAATCGAATGTTAAATGTGGCGATGGAGGCTTTTTCAAACGAGGCGGGGGCGGATCGTTTTTTGATTATTTTGAGTGATGGTGAAAGTCGGGTGCCGTTGGAGAAAGATGAGCTGAAAACCTTGCGAGATAAAGGAGTGAAGGTGATTGGTTTGGGGGTGGGAACTCAGGCAGGAGGAGTGATTCCAGATGGGCAAGGTGGTTTGTTGAAGGATAAATCTGGGGCAGTGGTATTGTCGCGTTTGGGTGTGAAAACATTGAAGGAATTAGCGGAGGTAACCGGAGGAACTTATCGGGAGGCGAGTGGTTGGGTGGATATTGGCGCGGTAATTGAAGCGACAGTTAATGCTGGTAAAGTAGGTGTTGCACAGGAAAAAAGGCAGGAGCGGATGGCGGAACGTTTTCAAATTTTTTTGGCATTGGGAGTTTTGTTTGGATTATTAAGTTTGTGGCGAGAGTTTCCGGTGTGGCCGCGTTTGCGTGAGGTTTCTTCTTCGGGGGCTATGGGTTGGAAGCGATTTTTTTCGAAAGCGAGTGGGTT
Coding sequences within:
- a CDS encoding ABC transporter permease, coding for MIELKNIKKIYRQGSIEVPALRGVDLKIERGEFVAIMGHSGSGKSTLLQILGLLDKPTSGQHHFLNQDIPHLKEDALAELRAEEIGFVFQQFHLLSRTSALDNVSLPLIYQRQAKRQLDPKTVLERVGLGTRIHHLPNELSGGQQQRVAIARALIRNPNLILADEPTGNLDSASGREIMTLFQELNRQGITIILVTHEPSIADYANRIIKVQDGWICSDETKNQIAAEKVSEKITSATSAPPSPTHKMLQLLHTQLRQAGRALLANKLRTCLSTLGIVIGVGAVVAMLALGRGAQKSVKDQLSGLGSNRITIRPNVQYVGGVRLQIGSVSRLTLNEVRSIQQSIPEVKVVVPIVRSRAQVVFGNKNSNTEIVGTTPDYVEIYSVKPQYGRFFTLEQDANRERVALLGSTVVRELFVDQNPIGQMIKINRISFRVIGILPTKGTTGPRDEDDMIIIPLQTAMRRLIGKLYLDSIDVAAADSSVVDQAQNSILELSRTWPKTPNSEGDSYRVDNLASVQEAFSAIARVLSIILAAIAGISLVVGGIGIMNIMLVSVTERTREIGLRKAIGARNFDILSQILIESVMLCFAGGLVGIGLGWVLILIAAKVTGWTLSISFASILLACGFSATIGIIFGLWPARVASLKHPIEALRYE
- a CDS encoding 2-hydroxyacid dehydrogenase, translating into MSVAFYDTKPYDQLYFSSENKTVAWHFHEFRLEPNTVSTAQGVEAVCLFVNDVANCKCLEKLASFGVKLIALRCAGYNNVDLKAARTLGLSVVRVPAYSPHAVAEHAVALLLTLNRKIHRAYNRVREHNFSLNGLVGFDLCHKTAGIIGTGKIGKIAAQIFRGFQMKVIAYDVFPSPEWAEPLGVNYTDLDSLLSMSDVISLHIPLLPETHHLLNAKTLAKTKPGVFLINTSRGKVIETHALIEFLKSGHLGGVALDVYEEEEGIFFKDLSDQMLQDDELTRLLTFPNVLVTAHQAFLTHEALQEIARVTQENITRFVQKQSFLEGTVL
- a CDS encoding DUF4184 family protein; translation: MPFTGSHPVAVLPLKRWFSQTPYFAALVVGSMSPDFGYFSPIDMNTYYSHTLKGMVFMDWPASVLVLILVLAIRKSFCQLLPNPHRDFLSSFCVKPNFSVKIIFITLFCLLFGALTHVVWDSFTHGLSPIVKQSVWLRKETKLGMPIYRVIQHTSTVVGGLILLLAYRCALKKKGYSFWPLFHASECKRYVLWIVIGALSLGLSFAKNYSRVSSFDEFYNYQVFAFHFVANSITIGLCTVILTLLTWQLFPSFRKKLEL
- a CDS encoding mucoidy inhibitor MuiA family protein; translated protein: MKIVSFFIVAFCLAQNYAAAMSQVFANSTIEQVTVYEDRAKIERVAEENLPAGKAVVIFTNLPLAIDRSSVNVSGASKNQTKILGIEIREEYLEAASNPAVEQLKTEIQTVSDRKKILTDENAMWGEQLDFLRKARQSSSETESSQANRFEELRKLYEFQQQEISRILERQREITVLLRPIDNELARLQQELDRVSSGDATQSLQVLVAVESDQATEAKLLLSYVIGNASWSPEYTARVNTDQSTVELSTYGVVQQGTGEDWSDVKLWLSTARPSIGGRMPDLHPQWINLFEPRPSVAKDGVYKREARASAPMPMMEVAEEVQSNFAAGKLSRDQKSNSILVEGARLDSRGFNTVFEIKMPTTIPSDGEAHKNMIGVKSFTSKLDYVTTPKLAELAYLRAKLTNTTEFPLLAGTVNLFRDGDFVGKSHVNFIAAGAGFDFYLGVDDAIKITRKILKDQAGESGLVSKKKTLSHQYEITVENFRNKTQTITVFDQIPVLKNEAIRLEDVSYTPKPTETKDETGEVNWQLQVPAGKKETVKLGYQIEWPSDKNLSGI
- a CDS encoding VOC family protein codes for the protein MKNPLIQPYLFFNGNCEEALEFYKNAVGAKVEMLMRFKDSPEPPPPGRVPSGYENKVMHASFRIGESVLMASDGCGESENFKGFSLSLSVATEAEAKRAFDVLAVGGQVTMPLAKTFWSPCFGMLTDRFGMGWMVNVVAEN
- a CDS encoding VWA domain-containing protein, which gives rise to MNWQLENPSWLLLGLALWLVAYLRSQRGTSALVVPFAARWYRPSLVSFSRWPEFLAYVGLGLLVVALARPQHIVDQREVRREGYDLMLVIDLSKSMWAEDFQRGGRRINRLEAIRPVIEAFIRRRPNDRIGMVVFSGRAYTLAPLTFDHDWLQRQTDRLRIGMVEDGTAIGDGLGVALSRLEQSKRQEGVKRKGAFIILLTDGANNRGSLAPEQAADLAQQRGIPVYAIGAGRDGIIPMPFFDADGNLLGLRPSQSDLDEPTLRMIAQVTGGDYFRAYDADTISGAFEAIDVAKKIEFQAKSYRLTEELFMWFAVPGLACLLVAFGLVLREQGFSWRVTREKEETVL
- a CDS encoding type II toxin-antitoxin system Phd/YefM family antitoxin, coding for MTSTYSITEAQAKLPSLVKKAEDRPIVITRRDKVVGYLLSPERMESILETLEIMADPKAMKAIRDAEAGKGKYYPLSILDELDEK
- a CDS encoding efflux RND transporter periplasmic adaptor subunit, with translation MKKILFFLILLTLLASLSFILIRKFSPSPQSSPPEIVQVKRGNLNVTIQATATIKPENRLEIKPPLAGRAETVEVDLGAKVKQGQVLAWMSSSERAALLDAARAKGSNELAYWQEIYKATPLVAPLDGLIISRSLVPGQVVQSTETVFIMSDRLIAQADLDETDLGKVKMNQKAEVTLDGFPDIALTGKVYKIAYDSVTVNNVTTYQVDVEFNKIPEFLRSGMTANVKFLIEQRKNVLLIPEDTVQNQNTVLVTDGKNQTPRTIKLGLSDGQNIEVLSGLREGESIVRANYQLQEGPNRGMNILPSFRTRGGRRTHP
- a CDS encoding VWA domain-containing protein, producing the protein MRWESPIWLVGFALVILAFIWDRLRVALNQSGEKWPHIKRLWAGRNGWLEPKKGSASRSSRRYFFWIGLGLVMVALARPQWGKVEQVMFDRSRDVLIALDLSRSMLAEDVKPSRLERAKILLSSLLGDLKGERVGLLVFSGTAFLQSPLSSDYEVLQEFLPQLTPALLPQGGTDYNRMLNVAMEAFSNEAGADRFLIILSDGESRVPLEKDELKTLRDKGVKVIGLGVGTQAGGVIPDGQGGLLKDKSGAVVLSRLGVKTLKELAEVTGGTYREASGWVDIGAVIEATVNAGKVGVAQEKRQERMAERFQIFLALGVLFGLLSLWREFPVWPRLREVSSSGAMGWKRFFSKASGLSLVMLFLVFSGFAQVTNLVEGTNLPSAPLANLVKNLSEKEDLLAEDYRALAEETIGYGKKVLMQGGGEHLEEVVRDALLAVDRGEKVDVKGADWPRLRKELEDLLKQQQQQQNQKNQQDQQNQQDQKDQKDQNNSQQNNQSDSDKSQNPQNSSQKENQSDSEKKEDSQKEKKSQSQKGKEEKDHKQKVGGEKKKEMQPMDAQTMEAKQKLDQVRQKDSPARLFQLMEGKETNSVFNQEEEW
- a CDS encoding TolC family protein, which encodes MALFRFFFIALTFVMPSALLAEKMEKIETLTWFNCVKEAARNNPNLESAYQALQSSEATRKASYSAFFPQLSANADLTHSFQPRDNNGSAGDSAPFSSSLALKEYTTDYSANLQLQQLLFDGFRAKGTVDQARAQSRASLAALSQEKAVVSYELKSAFAQLLYAQELITISQDIKKRRDLNYRLIDLRYESGKENKGALLLSKANLSQAQFDLQQAMRNNEVSQRQLSQVMGRDQFRPIQASGYLTTRPVTPIHDFRSLALVTPAHYQLEAQSQAAAAGITIARSDWFPQIHGLGALNARGNDRFPEYDGWSVGVSASLNIFDWGKTYFNVKAARADLLRSLAELRSSDNETELSLAQDYKTLVDAVEHVKIDEERLQAAALRAEIAEKQYRNGLISFQDFETITNDYINLQRTALTSRRDAVIAEANWEQSQGKGVLP